A DNA window from Fuerstiella sp. contains the following coding sequences:
- a CDS encoding thioredoxin family protein: protein MTKPTFLLMAGMVLSSSAFAQVGSGSCHQSTLGCDLSRCSKSSDQLRLATNDRPGYPPLSGYQDPYCKDGQCNINFGKPRNNCDTENCEIGLRHENHGSGSFPYVSEREVATGRTRRLDERLKPEYQTSPSNSNRERRESHPVSNRYRPTGFEMQGAIARTISWNTDIRRAANLANQENRPILIQISAPWCSHCERMKNETYTDPNLMDLISQRFVAIAVNADDQKDFVRQMGIQSLPTTLIVAPDLRILNRRHGFQSAQQLMQTLSR from the coding sequence ATGACTAAACCAACCTTTCTTCTGATGGCAGGGATGGTCCTGTCCTCGTCTGCATTTGCTCAGGTCGGGTCCGGCTCCTGTCACCAGAGTACATTGGGTTGCGACCTCAGTCGGTGTTCGAAGAGTTCGGACCAACTACGACTGGCAACGAATGATCGACCTGGGTATCCGCCTTTGTCTGGATATCAGGATCCGTACTGTAAAGACGGACAGTGCAACATTAACTTCGGAAAACCACGAAACAACTGTGACACCGAAAATTGTGAAATTGGCCTGCGACACGAAAACCATGGTTCCGGTTCATTCCCTTACGTTTCCGAGCGTGAAGTCGCAACAGGTCGTACTCGACGACTCGACGAACGGTTGAAACCTGAATATCAGACGAGTCCGTCGAATTCGAACAGGGAACGTCGCGAGTCTCACCCTGTTTCCAATCGTTATCGACCGACTGGTTTTGAAATGCAGGGTGCCATAGCTCGAACCATCTCGTGGAATACCGACATTCGTCGAGCAGCCAACCTGGCGAATCAGGAGAATCGACCGATTCTGATTCAGATATCTGCTCCCTGGTGCTCGCACTGTGAACGGATGAAAAACGAGACTTACACGGATCCCAACCTGATGGACCTGATCAGCCAACGATTCGTGGCAATCGCCGTCAACGCTGACGATCAAAAAGACTTTGTAAGGCAGATGGGAATCCAATCTTTGCCGACCACACTGATTGTCGCTCCGGATCTGCGTATCCTGAATCGCCGGCACGGATTTCAGTCAGCCCAACAACTGATGCAGACGCTGTCCCGATAA
- a CDS encoding glutamine--tRNA ligase/YqeY domain fusion protein, which translates to MSDQETVESRDFVRQIIEDDMRSGKWKGRVHTRFPPEPNGYLHIGHAKSICLNFGVAEEFGGKTNLRFDDTNPEKEDTEYVNAIQKDIRWLGFDWEDRLYFASDYFARLYEFAEQLIQDGRAYVCSLCLEEIRSGRGTPSEAGTDSPWRNRSIEENLDLFRRMKAGEFQDGEHVLRAKINMAHPHMLMRDPIMYRIRHVEHHRTGHDWCIYPTYDFTHGQSDSLEGVTHSICTLEFENNRPLYDWYLESLNIHHPQQIEFNRLNLTYTVMSKRRLLELVNEGHVTGWDDPRMPTLCGLRRRGYTPASVRNLCTHVGVTKHDATADMVLLENSVREDLNRTAERRMAVLNPVKVVITNYPEDREEEIQAINNPEDDAAGTRTVPFSRELWLERDDFMEDPPKKFFRLAPGREVRLRYAYFIRCDKAIKDTDGNIIELHCTYDPETQGGNAPDGRKVKATLHWVSALHAVEAEVRLYDHLFATEDPNDVGASEDWKSNLNRNSLQIVRNAKLEPSLGTACVGDRFQFERLGYFCVDPDSTNEQFVYNRTVTLRDSWSRGKKK; encoded by the coding sequence ATGTCCGATCAGGAAACAGTTGAATCGCGTGATTTCGTACGTCAGATCATCGAAGACGACATGCGCAGCGGGAAATGGAAGGGGCGCGTCCATACCCGGTTCCCTCCGGAACCCAACGGCTATCTACACATCGGCCACGCCAAAAGCATTTGTCTGAATTTCGGTGTTGCCGAAGAATTTGGCGGTAAGACGAATCTGCGCTTCGACGATACTAATCCGGAAAAAGAGGATACGGAGTATGTGAACGCCATCCAGAAAGACATCCGCTGGCTGGGGTTCGACTGGGAAGATCGTCTGTATTTTGCTTCCGACTATTTTGCCCGGCTTTATGAGTTCGCCGAACAGTTGATTCAGGACGGCAGGGCTTACGTCTGCAGCCTTTGCCTGGAAGAAATCCGATCCGGACGGGGAACCCCCTCTGAAGCTGGAACGGACAGCCCGTGGCGTAACCGCAGCATTGAAGAAAACCTGGATCTTTTTCGCAGGATGAAGGCGGGCGAGTTCCAGGACGGGGAACATGTTTTAAGAGCAAAAATTAACATGGCTCATCCTCACATGCTGATGCGGGATCCCATCATGTACCGCATCCGACACGTGGAACATCACCGAACCGGTCATGACTGGTGCATTTACCCAACGTACGACTTCACTCACGGCCAGTCGGATTCGCTGGAAGGGGTCACTCACAGCATTTGCACGCTGGAATTCGAGAACAATCGTCCACTGTATGACTGGTACCTTGAATCGCTCAACATCCATCATCCGCAGCAGATTGAATTCAATCGTCTGAACCTCACGTACACGGTGATGAGTAAACGTCGTCTACTGGAACTGGTCAATGAAGGTCATGTGACAGGCTGGGACGATCCTCGCATGCCCACACTCTGCGGGTTACGACGACGCGGTTATACGCCGGCCTCCGTTCGAAACCTGTGTACGCACGTGGGAGTGACCAAGCACGATGCAACAGCAGACATGGTATTGCTGGAAAACAGTGTACGTGAAGATCTGAACAGGACGGCGGAACGCCGAATGGCCGTGCTGAATCCCGTCAAGGTAGTCATCACCAATTATCCCGAGGACCGTGAGGAAGAAATTCAGGCAATCAACAATCCGGAAGATGATGCTGCAGGCACACGAACGGTCCCGTTCAGTCGGGAACTATGGCTGGAACGGGACGACTTTATGGAAGATCCCCCAAAGAAATTCTTCCGACTGGCTCCAGGTCGGGAAGTCCGTCTCAGGTACGCCTATTTCATTCGTTGTGATAAAGCCATCAAAGACACCGATGGAAACATCATCGAATTGCATTGTACCTACGATCCCGAGACTCAGGGAGGAAACGCACCCGATGGCCGGAAAGTCAAAGCCACTCTGCACTGGGTGAGTGCTCTGCATGCTGTGGAAGCTGAAGTACGCCTTTATGATCATCTCTTCGCGACAGAAGACCCGAACGATGTTGGAGCATCCGAAGACTGGAAAAGCAACCTGAATCGGAACTCACTGCAGATAGTTCGTAACGCAAAACTCGAACCGTCTCTGGGTACCGCCTGCGTCGGTGATCGGTTTCAGTTCGAGCGTCTTGGCTACTTCTGTGTTGATCCGGACAGCACCAACGAACAATTCGTCTACAACCGCACGGTCACCCTGCGAGACTCCTGGTCGCGCGGAAAAAAGAAGTGA
- a CDS encoding GDSL-type esterase/lipase family protein produces the protein MRSGTVICFSAILTTISTVASVARSDQPILKLNPGDHVAYIGNTLADRMQHHGWLEAHIQAVFPDHDLVFRNLGYPGDELKQRSRADNFGSPDQWLAKVKADVIFGFFGYNEAFRGEGGLKSFRQNLTEILDGMRQQQYNGRSAPRIVMFSPIAHEDLHSPHLPDGSANNQNLGLYTDAMQAVCADRDVAFVDLFHPTLQMYTTADEPLTLNGIHLLEHGNQKLAEHIVGVLFGEAAQIQKSGTAWPKLQAAVLDKNLHWFSRYRVVDEYNVFGGRSRLAWFGQSNGDVMMREMEIFDVMTATRDRRIWAIAQGGDLTITDDNLPETLLVKTNKPGPLQGDKFEYLSPQGTAETMTLAEGLEVNVFASEEMFPEMINPVQMAVDTDGRLFVSVWPSYPHWNPTKARRDRILCLPDEDGDGVADECRVFADELNSVTGIEFWGGGLLVAAPPEIWFLKDTNGDDTADVRIRMLQGVSSADTHHSANAMLIGTDGGLYWSRGIFNVASMETPTGTYRSGRSGVHRFDPRTFEMSFVFPIGPNPHGHVMDQWGYHFANDGTSGTGSYVNIGNGEGNKQWFKKRVRPVAATGILSSSHFPDDMQGNFLICNCIGVLGVLQHEVHYSGADITAKEIEPILLADDPNFRPTDVEIGGDGALYVSDWSNALIGHMQHNMRDPNRDDEHGRIYRVTAKGRPLVQTPRLKGKPVAEVCQAFYAKENSVRYRARLELSGQDPQNIMHQVGNFAANLDSQNPRDAQALLECLWVFEEQRIPNPGLLAMVYRAREPRVRAAAIRTLGNWTAKIGDWKRLLNQAATDESALVRAEAVKTAVSFGGSDAAEAVFTVSTLPTDPELDTVLKYARRKLQLDNIIQDSIAAQQPLSDVARTYALRHAATSDLLRLSPDADLYEAVLGRPDASLKALRTALKGLADIRARNTLPLLLELIEQYDLNDGDATSLMRLLVQVPFTDLRPERGRLEELAANGRNSVTRQAAVAALIIADSSADDAWLAASRDERSVRDFLNAVPHITDDSLRGSVFTIVQSLLHSVSVAQRESLTDAAVRTLAAVPGHEEARVSELSGLMKAGRSRSPVVHTLLQIPVADWPESAVQPIADNLIGYLTSMPTSGRTGEQASEAVRLARSLVPRLGKNDGKALLERLENLDVRVIAIGTVPARMIFDKELLVAEVGKPVEFRFSNSDDMPHNFAIVQPGAMREIGEQAEATARDPDAIQRHYIPKSDKVLLASRLLQPEETQSLSFQVPETPGVYPYVCTYPGHWRRMFGALYVVASLEEYQAAPETYLADNPLPVRDSLLEMTGRNREWTVPDLLADIKSLKNGRSFSVGKQLFKVAGCVACHQLNNEGRVFGPDLAKLEPKKRTVKHLLESMIDPSKEIDDRFRSWTFVMTSGKTVTGMIMKETDEEVQVVIDPLAKNSPTVLKRAEIDERVRSDTSLMPKSLLNRLTQEDIFDLFAYVISAGDREHVLFHGPHDH, from the coding sequence ATGAGATCAGGCACCGTTATCTGTTTCTCGGCAATCCTGACGACGATATCAACCGTAGCTTCTGTTGCCCGGTCAGACCAGCCGATTCTGAAGTTAAATCCCGGCGATCATGTTGCTTACATCGGCAACACACTGGCTGACCGCATGCAGCACCACGGTTGGCTCGAGGCGCACATTCAGGCGGTCTTTCCCGACCACGACCTGGTTTTTCGCAATCTTGGGTATCCTGGCGATGAGCTGAAGCAACGGAGTCGAGCTGACAATTTCGGTTCACCGGATCAATGGCTGGCTAAAGTCAAAGCCGACGTGATTTTTGGATTTTTTGGATACAACGAAGCGTTTCGAGGCGAAGGCGGACTCAAATCCTTCCGACAGAACCTCACCGAGATTCTGGATGGCATGCGGCAGCAGCAGTACAACGGCAGATCTGCTCCCCGAATTGTGATGTTTTCGCCGATTGCTCATGAGGATCTCCATAGTCCGCATCTGCCCGATGGTTCAGCAAATAATCAGAATCTTGGATTGTATACCGATGCGATGCAGGCGGTCTGTGCCGACAGAGACGTTGCATTCGTGGATTTGTTTCATCCAACGCTGCAGATGTACACCACAGCTGACGAACCGTTGACACTCAACGGTATTCATTTGCTTGAACACGGCAACCAAAAGCTTGCCGAACATATTGTGGGCGTCTTGTTCGGTGAAGCAGCACAAATTCAAAAGTCGGGTACGGCATGGCCGAAGTTGCAGGCTGCGGTCCTTGACAAGAATCTTCACTGGTTTAGTCGTTATCGGGTCGTCGACGAATACAACGTGTTTGGCGGTCGTTCCAGACTCGCCTGGTTTGGCCAGTCCAACGGTGACGTGATGATGCGGGAGATGGAGATCTTTGACGTGATGACGGCGACCCGCGACCGCCGCATCTGGGCGATCGCTCAGGGCGGTGATCTCACAATTACGGATGACAATCTTCCTGAAACGCTGCTGGTGAAGACCAACAAACCCGGGCCTCTACAAGGAGACAAATTCGAATATCTCAGCCCTCAGGGCACAGCAGAAACGATGACGCTTGCGGAGGGGCTGGAGGTTAACGTCTTTGCCTCTGAGGAAATGTTTCCGGAAATGATCAATCCTGTGCAGATGGCGGTGGATACAGACGGGCGTCTGTTCGTGTCCGTCTGGCCGTCGTATCCGCACTGGAATCCCACGAAAGCGCGTCGCGACCGGATTCTGTGTCTGCCGGATGAAGATGGCGACGGAGTTGCCGATGAGTGTCGTGTCTTTGCCGATGAACTGAATAGTGTCACCGGGATTGAATTCTGGGGGGGGGGATTACTGGTTGCCGCTCCTCCGGAAATCTGGTTCCTGAAAGACACGAATGGTGATGATACTGCCGACGTGAGGATCCGTATGCTGCAGGGGGTCTCCAGTGCCGATACACACCATTCTGCCAATGCGATGTTGATCGGTACGGATGGAGGCCTCTACTGGTCGAGAGGAATCTTTAATGTGGCCAGCATGGAAACACCAACCGGCACTTACCGGTCAGGTCGCAGCGGTGTTCATCGCTTTGATCCTCGGACCTTCGAAATGAGCTTTGTGTTTCCGATCGGTCCGAATCCGCATGGTCATGTCATGGATCAGTGGGGCTACCACTTTGCCAACGATGGCACCAGCGGCACTGGCAGTTACGTCAATATCGGAAATGGTGAAGGCAACAAACAGTGGTTTAAAAAACGTGTGCGTCCGGTTGCTGCAACCGGCATTCTTTCCAGTAGTCACTTTCCCGATGACATGCAGGGAAATTTTCTGATCTGCAACTGCATTGGTGTACTGGGGGTTCTGCAGCACGAAGTTCACTACAGCGGAGCTGATATAACGGCGAAAGAAATTGAACCCATCCTGCTAGCTGATGATCCGAATTTCCGACCGACTGATGTTGAAATCGGTGGTGATGGAGCACTCTATGTGTCTGACTGGAGCAATGCGCTCATTGGTCACATGCAACACAACATGAGAGATCCTAACCGTGACGACGAACACGGACGAATCTATCGCGTTACTGCAAAAGGACGACCGCTGGTTCAAACACCCAGATTGAAAGGAAAGCCGGTTGCCGAAGTGTGTCAGGCATTCTATGCCAAAGAAAACAGCGTCCGTTACCGGGCCAGACTGGAGCTCAGTGGTCAGGATCCGCAAAACATCATGCACCAGGTCGGTAACTTTGCGGCAAATCTTGACTCTCAGAATCCGAGGGATGCACAGGCACTTCTGGAATGTCTGTGGGTCTTCGAAGAACAACGCATTCCCAACCCGGGCCTGTTGGCAATGGTTTACAGAGCCAGAGAACCACGTGTGCGAGCTGCCGCAATTCGCACTCTGGGCAACTGGACAGCAAAGATCGGTGACTGGAAGCGATTGCTTAATCAGGCGGCGACGGACGAATCGGCACTGGTCCGCGCGGAAGCTGTGAAGACTGCGGTGTCGTTCGGCGGCAGTGATGCTGCCGAAGCGGTCTTTACTGTGTCCACACTGCCAACCGATCCGGAACTCGATACGGTACTGAAATACGCCCGGAGAAAACTGCAGCTGGACAACATCATCCAAGATTCAATCGCTGCACAACAGCCATTATCTGATGTCGCCAGAACGTACGCACTGCGGCACGCTGCGACATCCGATTTGCTCAGGCTGAGTCCGGATGCCGATCTGTACGAAGCAGTTCTCGGCCGACCGGACGCCTCACTCAAAGCATTGCGTACTGCACTGAAAGGACTTGCTGATATTCGCGCGAGAAACACTCTGCCTTTGTTGCTTGAATTAATTGAGCAGTACGATCTGAACGATGGTGATGCGACGTCGTTAATGCGACTGCTTGTGCAGGTGCCGTTTACAGATCTTCGGCCGGAGCGGGGTCGACTGGAGGAACTCGCTGCAAACGGACGGAATTCCGTCACGCGTCAGGCTGCAGTTGCGGCCTTGATTATTGCAGATAGCTCTGCTGATGATGCTTGGCTGGCGGCAAGTCGAGATGAGAGATCGGTCAGAGATTTTCTGAACGCCGTTCCCCATATTACAGACGATTCGCTGCGCGGATCGGTATTTACGATTGTACAGTCACTGCTGCATTCGGTGTCCGTTGCTCAACGTGAGTCACTGACCGATGCTGCCGTTCGAACGCTGGCTGCAGTTCCCGGACATGAGGAAGCACGTGTCAGCGAACTTTCTGGTCTGATGAAAGCGGGGCGCAGTCGATCTCCCGTTGTTCACACACTGCTTCAGATTCCGGTTGCGGACTGGCCCGAATCAGCCGTACAACCGATAGCCGACAACCTCATCGGCTACCTGACTTCAATGCCAACTTCCGGACGCACGGGTGAACAGGCGTCAGAAGCGGTGCGGCTGGCCAGGTCGCTGGTGCCGCGTCTGGGAAAAAATGACGGTAAAGCGCTGCTGGAACGTCTGGAAAACCTCGATGTGCGAGTGATTGCAATCGGTACTGTTCCTGCCCGAATGATCTTTGATAAGGAACTTCTCGTGGCAGAAGTCGGTAAGCCGGTGGAGTTTCGTTTTTCCAACTCCGATGATATGCCCCATAACTTTGCGATTGTACAGCCAGGTGCGATGCGGGAGATTGGTGAACAGGCCGAAGCAACAGCACGTGATCCTGACGCCATTCAGAGGCATTACATTCCAAAATCGGACAAAGTTTTGCTGGCCAGTCGACTTCTGCAGCCTGAGGAGACTCAGTCACTCAGTTTCCAAGTTCCTGAGACTCCGGGCGTCTATCCTTATGTTTGTACCTACCCCGGACACTGGCGACGTATGTTCGGCGCTCTGTATGTTGTTGCCAGCCTGGAGGAATATCAGGCTGCACCGGAAACGTATCTCGCGGACAATCCGTTACCGGTCAGGGACAGTCTGCTTGAAATGACCGGCCGTAACCGCGAATGGACGGTGCCCGATCTGCTGGCTGACATCAAATCTTTGAAAAACGGCAGATCGTTTTCCGTTGGAAAGCAACTTTTCAAAGTTGCCGGCTGTGTGGCCTGCCATCAACTCAACAACGAAGGTCGTGTGTTCGGTCCCGACCTGGCGAAGCTGGAACCAAAAAAACGGACGGTGAAACATCTGCTGGAATCGATGATCGATCCATCTAAGGAGATCGACGACAGATTTCGTTCCTGGACATTCGTGATGACTTCCGGAAAAACAGTGACCGGTATGATCATGAAAGAAACAGATGAAGAAGTGCAGGTGGTGATTGATCCGCTGGCCAAGAACAGTCCGACAGTGCTTAAACGGGCTGAGATCGATGAACGGGTCAGAAGTGACACGTCACTGATGCCGAAGAGTCTGCTGAACCGATTGACGCAGGAAGATATCTTCGACCTGTTTGCTTACGTCATTTCGGCGGGCGATCGCGAACACGTGTTATTCCATGGCCCGCACGATCACTGA
- a CDS encoding ornithine cyclodeaminase family protein: MSCLLINDDDISRNLTMSQAVTCMEETFRLHAAGALIAPARSVSNMGEAGKLVFTVGGSTGGGALVGFRAYDMKHFKSPGRDELVAVFCGSTGSIRAVVAGTQLGPIRTGAIGGVAVKYLSHPDSKVLGLIGTGPQGRTQLLAAAAVRQFEKIRVFSRNPQRCAEFAAQMTRESGQPVQAAGSARDAVEDADVLICATVSPTPVIQADWLKPGVHINNIGPKFKNNHEFDLHVAERAARLITDTLAQVDDYGDEFITAQSPLHNSLQELAPFVAGTESIDRSPEEITLFYSLGLAGTEVTLAALVAERMTTQVS, from the coding sequence ATGAGCTGTTTGTTAATTAATGACGATGATATTTCCCGAAACCTGACCATGTCGCAGGCAGTGACCTGCATGGAAGAGACTTTTCGGCTGCATGCGGCGGGCGCGTTGATCGCTCCGGCACGCTCCGTTTCTAATATGGGCGAAGCGGGGAAACTTGTGTTTACTGTTGGGGGCTCTACCGGCGGAGGGGCGCTGGTCGGTTTTCGAGCCTATGACATGAAACATTTCAAATCACCCGGGCGCGATGAACTGGTAGCGGTTTTCTGCGGCAGCACCGGTTCAATCAGGGCGGTCGTTGCGGGGACTCAACTGGGCCCGATTCGTACCGGCGCCATCGGTGGTGTGGCCGTCAAATATTTGTCACACCCGGATTCCAAAGTACTGGGGCTCATCGGAACCGGTCCCCAGGGACGTACTCAGTTACTGGCTGCTGCGGCAGTTCGACAGTTTGAAAAGATTCGGGTATTCAGTCGCAATCCACAGCGCTGTGCTGAATTTGCTGCGCAAATGACCAGGGAGTCAGGTCAACCGGTGCAGGCAGCGGGCTCTGCGCGTGATGCCGTCGAAGACGCGGATGTGCTGATTTGTGCTACGGTGAGTCCCACTCCGGTGATTCAGGCCGACTGGCTCAAGCCGGGAGTCCACATCAATAACATTGGCCCAAAGTTCAAAAACAACCACGAATTTGACCTGCATGTCGCCGAACGGGCAGCCCGGCTGATAACCGACACGCTGGCCCAGGTTGATGATTACGGCGACGAGTTTATTACAGCGCAAAGCCCGCTGCACAACAGCCTGCAGGAACTTGCACCGTTCGTGGCCGGAACCGAATCCATCGATCGCTCCCCGGAAGAAATTACGTTGTTCTATTCACTGGGCCTTGCCGGAACGGAGGTGACGCTGGCGGCTTTGGTCGCAGAACGAATGACAACACAGGTTTCATGA
- a CDS encoding SDR family oxidoreductase, which translates to MSNQPADRTNLDGRIAVVTGAAQGLGLAMSERLARDGATVVMADLQQDKVQTEADRLRQDGLSVHPAALDVANSTEVTAFFDKVVEQHGSLDVLVNNAGVGQTVTPTVDLSDEEWHRVMNITLNGTFYCCRAAGTIMERQESGSIVNISSINGQNPAALVAAYNVAKAAVIMLTRTLSLELAAYGVRVNAVCPGPVYTDFNKSVMDQRRQSLNISMDEMVNRIEKAVPLGRWGEAADIANGVAFLCSPASAWITGEVLRVSGGLEGVAAAPPKRQKT; encoded by the coding sequence ATGAGTAATCAACCAGCGGACAGGACTAATCTTGACGGCCGGATCGCTGTCGTGACCGGAGCGGCTCAGGGACTCGGACTCGCGATGTCAGAACGACTGGCCCGCGATGGCGCCACTGTTGTGATGGCGGATCTGCAGCAGGACAAAGTGCAGACCGAAGCTGATCGTCTCCGGCAGGACGGACTCAGTGTTCACCCGGCAGCACTCGATGTCGCCAACAGCACCGAAGTCACAGCGTTCTTCGACAAAGTGGTCGAACAGCACGGAAGCCTGGACGTCCTTGTCAACAATGCGGGAGTCGGACAGACGGTGACGCCGACAGTCGATCTGAGCGATGAAGAGTGGCACCGCGTCATGAACATTACTCTGAACGGAACGTTTTACTGCTGTCGTGCGGCCGGGACCATCATGGAGCGGCAGGAGTCCGGATCCATCGTCAATATTTCATCGATCAACGGGCAGAATCCCGCGGCACTGGTCGCGGCGTACAACGTGGCCAAAGCGGCCGTCATTATGCTGACGCGCACGCTGTCACTGGAACTGGCAGCCTATGGTGTCCGCGTCAATGCGGTTTGTCCCGGCCCTGTGTACACAGACTTCAATAAGTCTGTCATGGATCAGCGCCGCCAGAGTCTGAACATTTCCATGGATGAAATGGTCAATCGGATTGAAAAAGCTGTTCCGCTGGGACGCTGGGGAGAAGCTGCAGATATCGCAAACGGTGTCGCGTTTCTGTGCAGCCCCGCGTCGGCATGGATCACCGGAGAAGTCCTGCGTGTGAGCGGTGGTCTGGAAGGTGTCGCCGCTGCTCCCCCGAAAAGGCAGAAGACCTGA
- a CDS encoding aldolase/citrate lyase family protein: MNVNTTKRKLEAGELVIGSFVYVPSARLTEIVGLLGFDFVVIDMEHGPVDIGMAEDMVRAAEYAEVTPIIRVSHNTGHLILRALDVGALGIHVPEISQVDEAKDMVASSKYGPQGHRGLAGVRASGYGLKGSMPEYTAAANRETMVIAHIEHIDAANNLDQLLEVEGIDVYYVGPVDLSNSLGVPGKAKDPKVVNCVEDCIKRIVAAGKIAGCIAADVDAARRYTDLGVRYLATHAIAHMAKNSRQFIEDVRA; this comes from the coding sequence ATGAACGTTAATACGACAAAACGAAAACTTGAGGCCGGCGAACTCGTGATCGGCAGCTTCGTGTATGTGCCATCCGCAAGGTTAACCGAGATTGTTGGTCTGCTCGGCTTTGATTTCGTGGTGATCGATATGGAACACGGACCGGTCGATATTGGTATGGCTGAAGACATGGTGCGTGCCGCGGAATACGCAGAAGTCACACCCATCATCCGTGTATCCCATAATACGGGTCATTTGATTCTCCGAGCCCTGGACGTTGGTGCACTGGGCATTCACGTGCCGGAAATCAGCCAGGTTGATGAAGCAAAAGACATGGTCGCCAGTTCGAAATACGGCCCCCAGGGACATCGAGGACTGGCCGGGGTCAGAGCATCCGGATACGGACTTAAAGGTTCCATGCCGGAATACACGGCTGCCGCCAATCGCGAAACGATGGTAATCGCCCATATTGAACACATCGATGCAGCCAATAATCTGGATCAACTTTTGGAAGTCGAGGGAATCGACGTGTACTACGTCGGCCCGGTCGATCTGTCTAACAGTCTGGGAGTCCCGGGAAAAGCCAAAGACCCCAAAGTCGTCAACTGTGTTGAAGACTGCATCAAACGTATTGTAGCCGCCGGGAAAATCGCCGGCTGTATTGCGGCGGATGTGGACGCGGCCCGACGATATACCGACCTGGGGGTGCGTTACCTGGCAACACACGCCATTGCTCATATGGCGAAGAATTCCAGACAGTTTATTGAGGATGTCAGAGCATGA
- a CDS encoding 3-oxoacyl-ACP reductase FabG yields the protein MSTQTRNALVTGASKGVGRGIAVDLAKDGWNVGVNYCRDESGAEETANAVRETGRDAWLLQADIGFSDQVSLMFERFIEQAGTIDLLVNNAGVQTWKAMLDLKEEDWDRTIRTNLKGTFLCTQQAGQLMQNRGGRIINIGSAANKAPFPMLSDYCASKGGIETFTTVSAVELGRYGITVNCVAPGAIEIERTSLEDPDYAGEWGSRTPMGRVGNVSDVAHAVVFLAGEKSTFVTGQTLYVDGGMFSQVPWFYEYEKDN from the coding sequence ATGAGCACACAAACGAGGAATGCCCTCGTGACAGGTGCCAGCAAGGGTGTCGGACGCGGAATCGCTGTCGACCTTGCCAAAGACGGCTGGAACGTTGGAGTCAATTATTGTCGGGATGAATCCGGCGCTGAAGAAACCGCAAACGCTGTCCGCGAGACCGGCCGCGACGCGTGGCTGCTGCAGGCGGATATTGGCTTCAGTGATCAGGTTTCGCTGATGTTCGAACGATTTATCGAGCAGGCCGGGACAATCGATCTGCTGGTAAACAACGCCGGTGTTCAGACATGGAAAGCGATGCTCGATCTAAAGGAAGAAGACTGGGACCGTACAATCCGCACCAATCTGAAAGGCACATTTCTGTGTACGCAACAGGCCGGACAGTTGATGCAAAACCGCGGTGGACGCATTATCAACATTGGTTCGGCGGCCAACAAAGCCCCCTTCCCCATGTTGAGCGACTATTGTGCTTCCAAGGGTGGAATCGAAACATTTACGACTGTCAGTGCTGTTGAGCTTGGCCGTTACGGGATCACGGTCAACTGCGTGGCACCTGGTGCCATTGAAATTGAGAGAACCAGCCTGGAAGACCCTGACTACGCCGGAGAGTGGGGTTCTCGCACCCCCATGGGACGTGTGGGAAACGTCAGCGATGTGGCTCACGCGGTCGTGTTCCTGGCGGGAGAAAAATCAACTTTCGTCACCGGACAGACTCTCTACGTCGATGGCGGCATGTTCTCGCAGGTTCCCTGGTTTTATGAATATGAGAAAGACAACTGA